The Liolophura sinensis isolate JHLJ2023 chromosome 8, CUHK_Ljap_v2, whole genome shotgun sequence sequence ATTCTACTGGTCACACGGCTggtcataatgctggtcataatgctggtcatacTGTCGGTCATTCTGCTGGTCGTTCTGTTAGTCATACTGCTGGTCATTCTGTTGGTCGTTCTGTTGGTCATACTACTGGTCATTCTGTTGGTCATACTGCTGGTCATTCTATCGGTGGTCACACTGCTGGTCATACTGCTGGTCACATTGCCAGTCATTCTGCTGGTCATTCGGTTGGTGTTCATAGTGCTGGTCAGTCTGCTGGTCACACTGCCGGTCATTCTGTTGGTCATACTGCTGGTCATTCTACTGGTCATACTGTTGGTCATTCTGCTAGTCGTTCTGCTGGTCATACTGCCGGTCACACTGCTGGTCACACTGCTGGCCATAATAATGGTCACTCTACTGGTCATACTGTTGGTCATTCTGCTGGTCATTCTGCTGGTCTTACTGCCAGTCACACTGCTGGTCATAATAACTGTCATTCTACTGGTCATACTGTTGGTCATTCTGCTGGTCGTTCTGTTGGTGGTCATACTGCTGGTCATTCTGCTGGTCATTCGGTTGGTGGTCATAGTGCTGGTCAGTCTGCTGGTCATTCTGCTAGTCGTTCTGCTGGTCATACTGCTGGTCATTCTACTGGTCATACTGTTGGTCATTCTGCTAGTCGTTCTGCTGGTCATACTGCCGGTCACACTGCTGGTCACACTGCTGGCCATAATAATGGTCACTCTACTGGTCATACTGTTGGTCATTCTGCTGGTCATTTTGCTGGTCTTACTGCCAGTCACACTGCTGGTCATAATAACGGTCATTCTACTGGTCATACTGTTGGTCATACTGCTGGTCGTTCTGTTGGTGGTCATACTGTTGGTCATTCTGCTGGTCGTTCTGTTGGTGGTCATACTGCTGGTCATACTGCCAGTCATTCTGTATATGGGGCACTGATAGTATGAAATCGTACATCAGAATCACAAAAACATTCCCTTATGACAGAGAAGTGAaaaccaacatgtacatactgtgggGGGCAGGGCTGACTGTTACAGACAACAATGTTGGATGGAGGTCTGCTTTTGCCCACACAGTTCTCATCAGTCACCACTGCCTCAGACTGCCCCTTCACGCACACTACATTTGTCTCTTGTGTTcctgtaaaaaaataaacaattccgCATAAAAAGTAATGCCACCTGAACTTTGTACACCCCTACCCTTACACACCCTACCCCATAACACACCTTCCTACCCCATGATACACCCTCCTACCCAAAAACACACCTTTCACACTATCCTACCCCATGACTCACCTTCAAACTCTTTGACACACCCACCACACCCTCTTACCCATGACACACCCTCCACATACCCTACCCCAAGGCACACCTTCCCCACCAATTACCTCATGACACACCCTGCTACCCCATGACACATCCTCCAGACTCCTACTCTATGACACACCTTATCCCATGACACACCCCATCCTATGGAACCCTATTGTTCATGACAACCTCCTACCCCATGACACTAATCTCCCACCCAGAGACACACCCTCTACACTCTCCACTCATTCTACCCCAAGGCACACACTCCATATCCCTTAACTCATGACACACCCTTCCCCATGACGCACATTCCTACCATATGATACACCTTCCATACCCTTTACTCCATCACACACCCTCCATAATTCTACTTTATGACACACCCCACCCCATAACACACCAGCCTCACACCTCTACCCTGTGACACACCAGCCACACCCACCCTACTCCATAACACACCAGCCTCACACCTCTACCCTGTGACACACCAGCCACACCCACCCTACTCCATAACACACCAGCCTCACACCTCTACCCTGTGACAAACCAAGCACAACCACTCTACTCCATAACACACCAGCCTCACACCCCCTAATCCATAACACGCCAGCCACACACCCCTACTCACTGACACACCAGCCACACCCACCCTACTCCATAACACACCAGCCTCACACCTCTACCCTGTGACACACCAGCCACACCCACCCTACTCCATAACACACCAGCCACACACCCCCTACTCCATAACACACCAGCCACACCCACCCTACTCCATAACACACCAGCCTCACACCTCTACCCTGTGACACACCAGCCACACCCACCCTACTCCATAACACACCAGCCACACACCCCCTACTCCATAACATACCAGCCTCGCACCTCTACCCTGAGACACACCAGGCACACCCACCCTACTCCATAACACACCAGCCTCACACCTCTACCCTGTGACACACCCACCCTACTCCATAACACACCAGCCGCCCCCTATTCAATGACACACCAGCCACACACCTCGTACTCTGTGACACACCAGCCACATCCCCTACCCCATAACACGCCAGCCACACACCCCTACTCACTGACACACCAGCAATTCCCCCCCACATACCGAGACACACCACACCCCCCTACTCAATGACACaccagcccccccccctccacacaTGCCAAGACACACCAGTCACACCCCTACTCAATGACACACCAGCCACTCCTCCCCCCACATACCAAGACACACCGGTCTCACCCCTACTCAATGACACACCAGCCATCCCTCCCCCACATGCCAAGACACACCAGTCACACCCCTTACTCCATGACACACCAGCCACACCCCATACTCCATGCCACACCTGCCACACACCCTTGCTCTGTGATGCACCAGCCATCCCCCTTCCCCCCAACAATACCACAACGCACCGCTgcccccccccaaccccaccccaccgTGCTAATCCATAACACACCAGCCAAACACTCAGAGTGgccagacagactgacagacgaAGACAGTTCAATACTCCCAGTAAGCATGTACAAAAGAGTGggcagacagactgacagatgaCAGTTCAATACTCCCAGTAAGCATGTTGAAGAGAGTAAAAGGTCAAACTGACAGATAAAGACATTTCAATACTCCCAGTAAGCATACTAAAGAGAGTGAAAGGTTAAAGTGACAGATGAAGATAGTTCACTACTtccagtaaacatgtacaaaagagtgggcagacagactgacagacaaagACAGTTCAACGCTCAGTAAGCATGTAGACGAGAGACCTGACAGATAAAGACAGTTCAATATCCCAGTAAGCATGTACAAAAGCGTGGGCAAATGGACTGACAGATAAAGACACTCCATACTTCCAGTAAGCATGTACAAAAGGGTGGGCAGACAGACTGACAGTTCAATACTCTCAGTaagaatatacatttacaagacaGCTAAACAGACGACCGAGAAGAAAGAAGCAACAGGAAGGCCAGATAGTGAGTGACATATTCATTTATGACTACAATGGCAAATGTTTcatgtaatatatgtgtatatacatgtaaaacaataaaaataccaatcaaatataatataCCATACAAGAATATATTAAACTATAAAtcacatattttaatattttataatgcAAATTCTACACCAAAGTAGTTCATCAATACAGAGGTGGCTGAAAAATGATCTTAAAATATGGTCTTTCTGATTGAACAAACAGTTCAAAGAGCCTAGCTCATAAGCAAATCCTTTGCTTTTGTAAATGTTTAGCCTCTCCAAACAGTGTTCAAATACCGAATATAGAGAACAGGTGTCAGACTGCTATCATGGCTGCATGACTGAGGGGTGCTGCCAGTTTATCTACTCCCTAGTCAAGTGCCCTTTATAGAATAGCCCTGGTTTTATACTTAACTAAACATCAGTGAAGTTCAATCATGTTTGCTTTGTATTGTACAGGTTTCACAGTCCATGTAGAGTGCTCAGCTTTCAGTTCTACAGTCCTCAGTAATTACAGCCACATACTTTACATACACACACCCTACGGTACCTATCTTGTCACCTTTCACAACTACAGAGGCCCAGGGTAATGAGCAGATCTTTCATGCCTTCCACCTTCATGCCAGTTTGGAAGGCTTTAATTTTTAGGGTATGTGACTGGAAACCATGAGCACATGATGCTGAATTTTCAACTAGGTAGAGAGGACTTCCCAACCTCCAGAACATGATGCTGAACATTGTTTAAAtcatcaattacatgtagctagtgtGGACGTCCCAACCTCCAGAACATGATGCTGAACATTGCTTAAAtcatcaattacatgtagctagtgagGACATCCCAACCTCCAGAACATGATGCTGAACATTGCTTAAATCATCAATTAGGTAAAGAGGATGTCCCAACCTTCAGCACATGATGATGAACATTGCTTAAAtcatcaattacatgtagctagtgagGACATCCCAACCTCCAGAACATGATGCTGAACACTGCTTAGTCATCAATTAGGTAAAGAGGATGTCCCAACCTCCAGCACATTATGCTGAACATTGTTTAAAtcatcaattacatgtagctagtgtGGACGTCCCAACCTCCAGAACATGATGCTGAACATTGCTTAAatcatcacttacatgtagctagtgtGGACTTCCCAACCTCCAGAACATGATGCTGAACATTGCTTAAatcatcacttacatgtagctagtgtGGACTTCCCAACCTCCAGAACATGATGCTGAACATTGCTTAaatcaacaattacatgtagctagtgtGGACGTCCCAACCTTCAGCACATGATGATGAACATTGCTTAaatcaacaattacatgtagctagtgagGACGTCCCTACCTCCAGCACATGATGCTGAACATTGCTTAAAtcatcaattacatgtagctagtgagGACGTCCCTACCTCCAGCACATGATGCTGAACACTGCTTAAatcatcacttacatgtagctagtgagGACGTCCCTACCTCCAGCACATGATGCTGAACACTGCTTAGTCATCAATTAGGTAGAGAGGACTTCCCAACCTCCAGCACATGATGCTGAACATTGTTTAAAtcatcaattacatgtagctagtgagGACGTCCCAACCTCCAGCACATGATGCTGAACACTGCTTAAatcatcacttacatgtagctagtgcAGACGTCCCTACTGTACCTCCACCACATGATGCTGAACATTGCTTAAATCATTAATTAGCCACTGTGGATGTAGATACCTTCAGCACATGATGATGAACATTGCTTAAATCATCAATTACAAGTAGCTAGTGCAGACGTCCCTACTGTACCTCCACCACATGATGCTGAACATTGCTTAAATCATCAATTAGGTAAAGAGGATGTCCCAACCTTCAGCACATGATGATGAACATTGCTTAaatcaacaattacatgtagctagtgagGACGTCCCAACCTCCAGAACATGATGCTGAACACTGCTTAAAtcatcaattacatgtagctagtgagGACGTCCCAACCTCCAGAACATGATGCTGAACATTGCTTAAATCATCACTAACATGTAGCTAGTGAGGACGTCCCAACCTCCAGAACATGATGCTGAACATTGTTTAaatcaacaattacatgtagctagtgagGACGTCCCTACCTCCAGCACATGATGCTGAACACTGCTTAaatcaacaattacatgtagctagtgagGACATCCCAACCTGCAGCACATGATGCTGAACATTGCTTAAatcatcacttacatgtagctagtgagGACATCCCAACCTCCAGAACATGATGCTGAACATTGCTTAAatcatcacttacatgtagctagtgagGACGTCCCAACCTCCAGAACATGATGCTGAACATTGTTTAaatcaacaattacatgtagctagtgagGACGTCCCTACCTCCAGCACATGATGCTGAACACTGCTTAaatcaacaattacatgtagctagtgagGACATCCCAACCTGCAGCACATGATGCTGAACATTGCTTAaatcaacaattacatgtagctagtgagGACGTCCCTACCTCCAGCACATGATGCTGAACATTGCTTAAATcaacattacatgtagctagtgagGACATCCCAACCTTCAGCACATGATGATGAACATTGCTTAaatcaacaattacatgtagctagtgagGACGTCCCTACCTCCAGCACATGATGCTGAACACTGCTTAAAtcatcaattacatgtagctagtgcAGACGTCCCTACTGAACCTCCACCACATGATGCTGAACATTACTTAAATCATCAATTAGGTAAAGAGGATGTCCCAACCTTCAGCACATGATGATGAACATTGCTTAaatcaacaattacatgtagctagtgagGACATCCCAACCTCCAGCACATGATGCTGAACATTGCTTAAAtcatcaattacatgtagctagtgagGACGTCCCAACCTCCAGCACATGATGCTGATCATTCCTTCAATtatcaattacatgtagctagttaGGACGTCCCAACCTCCAGCACATGATGCTGAACATTGcttaactcaacaattagctGGTTTGGCCATCCCAACCTGCAGCACATGATGCTGAACATTGCTTAAAtcatcaattacatgtagctagtgagGACGTCCCAACCTCCAGCACATTATGCGGAACATCGTTTAAAtcatcaattacatgtagctagtgagGACGTCCCAACCTCCAGCACATGATGCTGATCATTCCTTCAATtatcaattacatgtagctagtgagGACGTCCCAACCTCCAGCACATTATGTGGAACATCGTTTAAAtcatcaattacatgtagctagtgtGGACGTCCCAACCTCCAGCACATGATGCTGAACATTGCTTAaatcaacaattacatgtagctaatgaGGACGTCCCTACCTGCAGCACATGATGCTGAACATTGCTTAAAtcatcaattacatgtagctaatgtGGACGTCCCTACCTGCAGCACATGATGCTGAACATTGCTTAAATCATCAATTAGCTAGTGTGGATGTCCCTACCTCCAGCACATGATGCTGTACACTGCTTAAATCCAGCAATCTTCCAGGTGTACTCAATGCGGGCACCAGCAGATGATTGAGGGTTGAGGGCATCATCTATGAACGGCTGCCCTTTGGATTTTGCTCCTGGCTGAGACACATTGTTTGTGTCTGATGAAGAACTTTGTGAAGGGTAGTTGTTGATCTTAAGGGCCTGCCTGCCTGGTGATTGCGGGGGTATGTACCGTAGGGGTTGGTAGCGTCCTGGAATCAAACCCCTATTATCATGTCTGTGGGCGAGTCGTTGTTGATGTGTTTGATATGGTGGGATATAATGAGGCTGCCGGCCGTATTGCAATGCACGCACATCAGACCCTTGATACGCCTGGCTCGATGTCCTATGTGTGGAGCCTCCAGAGTGACTGTGGGCAAAAGTGGAGTGTCTATTGCCAAACACCGAATGCCTGTTGCTACCTGAAGAGTGTCTGTTGCCACCTTCGAAGCGCCTAGTATTGCCAAGGGCATGCCTTATGCCACTTGATTGATGATGCCTTGCTCCTGTAGATGCTGGCAAGTATGTGTTGTGGCTGTGGCTGGCATATTTAGAGTGACCTGAAGGATCACCAGACTGATGTTGATTAGATTGACGACCCGAATGATGTCGGTATGTGGTGGAACCCGCCAGATGGAGAGCCTGTGACCCATAACTTGGTGAGTGCTGAGACTGGGGGTGGGAATCGATCTTCTCTGGGGCAGACAACTGTTGAATCTGAGGTGTCCTGACTGGCTCTGCTGTCTGACCTTCCTGGTGTCTCCTATGACCTTTCCTatggttaccatggtgatgtCGTCTACTGTGTTGCTGTTGTTGGAAacctgcctggtttcttctggGGTTCGATTTCTCTGTTCTTGAGATAGACAACATATCTGCCATGACTTTGTCTACCATGCCTAGCGGCACTGTAAAGCTATAATGGATGCCCGGGTTCTTCTGGTAAGCCAGAAGCTGAAAGACACAAACCCAAtgttttattgagacaaagttGCTCCCAATTTTAGTATAGAGACATGAGTGGCATGACTGACACCAGAGGCTGATTTGGAAGTTCCATCAACTTCCTTCCCTTGAAAATAAGCTTAAGCACCAAAAGTACTCATaaaatgcacatatacatgagAGAAATTTGAGGTCAATGTGTATCAAAGGAATTTCATCtctgtataatttttttatgatcTGTCCATATGATGACAGTCAAAAGCATCATTTCTGAAATATCACTGCCGCTATTAGACTGAGTTGGAGCATGCAGCCACATACAAAGATGCGCACGCTGTACATGCAGTGTATGCAAAAGCCAGCCACATACAAAGATGTGcactctgtacatgtagtgtatgcaAATGCCAGCCACATAGCGatgcacacactgtacatgcagtgtATGCAAAAGCCTGCAGCATTCCAAGAcgcacacactgtacatgtagtgtatacaAAAGCCAGCCACATACAAAGATGTGCACTCTGTACATGCAGTGTATGCAAAAGCCAGCCACATACAAAGATGTGCACATTGTACCTGTAGTGTATGCAAAAGCCAGCCACAATAACAGATGTgcactctgtacatgtactgtatgcaaAAGCCAGCTACATACAAAGATGCGTACACTGCACACATAGTGTATGCAAAAGCCAGCCACATACAATGATGCACACTCTGTACATGCAGTGTATGCAAAAGCCAGCCACATACAATGATGCacactctgtacatgtagtgtatgcaAAAGCCTGCAGCATTCCAAGAcgcacacactgtacatgtagtgtatgcaAAAGCCAGCCACATACAAAGATGTGCACGCTGTACATGCAGTGTATACAAAAGCCAGCTACATACAAAGATGCacactctgtacatgtagtgtatgcaAAAGCCAGCCACATACAAAGATGCacactctgtacatgtagtgtatgcaAAAGCCAGCCACATACAAAGATGTGCACTCTGTACATGCAGTGTATGCAAAAGCCAGCCACATACAAAGATGTGCACATTGTACCTGTAGTGTATGCAAAAGCCAGCCACATACAAAGATgtgcacattgtacatgcagtgtaTGCAAAAGCCAGCCACATACAAAGATGCGcactctgtacatgtagtgtatgcaAATGCCAGACACATACAAAGAtgtgcacattgtacatgtagtgtatgcaAAAGCCAGCCACATACAAAGATGTGcactctgtacatgtagtgtatgcaAAAGCCAGCCCCATACAAAGAtgtgcacattgtacatgtagtgtatgcaAAAGCCAGCCACATACAAAGATGCGcactctgtacatgtagtgtatgtaaATGCCAGCCACATACAAAGATgtgcacattgtacatgcaatgtATGCAAAAGCCAGCCACATACAAAGATGCACACTCTGTACATGCAGTGTATGCAAAAGCCAGCCACATACAAAGATGCGcactctgtacatgtagtgtatgcaAAAGCCAGCCACATACAAAGATGCacactctgtacatgtagtgtatgcaAAAGCCTGCAGCATTCCAAGAcgcacacactgtacatgtagtgtatgcaAAAGCCAGTCAAATACAAAGACGcgcacactgtacatgtagtgtatgcaAAAGCCAGCCACATACCAAGATGTGCACACTGTACATGAAGTGTATGCAAAAGCATTAAATATTATGCATTTGACTTCTACAAAGCATCATATAATGATGTTACAGATGTTAAGAGTGAGACAAACCTGTAAGTCCACAGTTCTGTTTGTGGGACCATGAGCAAAGATACACTGCCCTGGGCAAAGGTGGGTGCGCAGTCTCGAATAGGTAAAGGTGGTGCCTATGGCTTTGTACTGACCAGAAGGGGACGGTCTCCAATTTCCATTGAAAATGTACTCACCCCCAAATTTCTGCAAGGCTGAAACAGGAAAAACATTTAGAATGCATTAAGCCGATATTAACAGCCACTTAATATTGAGAATGCGCATTCTACATCGAATGGCTTGTTTCCGTTTCAACTACTGGCAAGAAGTCTTTGATAGCCTGAAATGTATACAGAAACATACTTAGCCATCACCTTAAAACAGtttcaatgaaaaaatgtgCTTTCTTTGATTTTGGAAAAGTTTTCGCCTCGAGTGTTATTAAAGTCAGAAAATAATTCGTAAAGTTTATTTTCTACATAAATCTTTGTATTACTTTTATACATGCAAGTTATACGTGAACACCTCTTATCTCTTTGTGCTCCAAAAGTCCTAACACCAATCTGTAGTGGTCTCTTTTGAGCTCTAAATGAATGTCAGGGTCACTACATCActgtgagtaagtgagtgctctgggtttaacttcgtacttaacaattcttcaggcatatgatgacaaaggagtccttagggtgcatgtaatgtgccttcttgttgcaggacggatttatACTACTCATTTATCctgtactgcttcactgagacgacttagcgaaggcaagtaagctactCCACCcaacccattatactgatacaggtcaacctgTTGTTGCACTATTccattaatgctgaatgccaagtgaggaagctagaACTTTCTCCTTTAAAGTTGCGActcaggactgaccctggatctgccacccctgaagcggacgctctaccaactgagccctTGGGGCCGCTACATTTTCATGATAGCTTATGTTGTCTGATGTGGAGAAGTGCCAAGTGGATGTCAGGACCACTACAACACCATGATGTTACATGTTACGTAACGTTGAATGCCAAGTGGATGTCAGGACCACTACAACACCATGACCTTACATGCTATGTAATGTTGAATGCCAAGTGGATGTCAGGACCTCTACAAAACCATGATGTTACATGTTATGTAATGTTGAATGCCAAGTGGATGTCAGGACCACTACAACACCATGACCTTACATGCTATGTAATGTTGAATGCCAAGTGGATGTCAGGACCACTACAGCGCCATAATGTTACATGTTACGTAATGTTGAATGCCAAGTGGATGTCAGGACCACTACAACACCTTGACCTTACATGTTACGTAATGTTGAATGTCAAGTGGATGTCAGGACCTCTGCAAAACCATGACCTTACATGTTACATAATGTTGAATGCCAAGTGGATGTCAGGACCACTACAACACCATGACCTTACATGTTATGTAATGTTGAATGCCAAGTGGATGTCAGGACCACTACAACACCATGACCTTACATGCTATGTAATGTTGAATGCCAAGTGGATGTCAGGACCACTACAGCGCCATGATGTTACATGTTACGTAATGTTGAATGCCAAGTGGATGTCAGGACCACTACAACACCATGACCTTACATGTTATGTAATGTTGAATGCCAAGTGGATGTCACGACCTCTACAACACCATGACCTTACATGTTATATAATGTTGAATGCCAAGTGGATGTCAGGACCTCTACAAAACCATGATGTTAAATGACCTCTACAATGCCATGACCTTGTTGTGTGATGTTGAGTGctgaatgaatgtcagaaacaCTACAATGTCATGTCATTACATGTTGTGTCATGTGGCTGAGTGCCAAGTGGATGTCAAGAGCACTACACTTCTCAAAACATAACAGG is a genomic window containing:
- the LOC135472947 gene encoding thrombospondin type-1 domain-containing protein 4-like isoform X3 encodes the protein MPRFSKMDYLIILKQVIFINFFLLYVRVGCDGIVGSSAANDQCGVCQGDNSTCRIISGIFMRPHLKYGYNTISKIPGGSCNINITEARPSRNYLALQKFGGEYIFNGNWRPSPSGQYKAIGTTFTYSRLRTHLCPGQCIFAHGPTNRTVDLQLLAYQKNPGIHYSFTVPLGMVDKVMADMLSISRTEKSNPRRNQAGFQQQQHSRRHHHGNHRKGHRRHQEGQTAEPVRTPQIQQLSAPEKIDSHPQSQHSPSYGSQALHLAGSTTYRHHSGRQSNQHQSGDPSGHSKYASHSHNTYLPASTGARHHQSSGIRHALGNTRRFEGGNRHSSGSNRHSVFGNRHSTFAHSHSGGSTHRTSSQAYQGSDVRALQYGRQPHYIPPYQTHQQRLAHRHDNRGLIPGRYQPLRYIPPQSPGRQALKINNYPSQSSSSDTNNVSQPGAKSKGQPFIDDALNPQSSAGARIEYTWKIAGFKQCTASCAGGTQETNVVCVKGQSEAVVTDENCVGKSRPPSNIVVCNSQPCPPQWLAKGWGPCSTTCGEGSRTRLVECRKKISSTLSVSVSADLCLDQTRPVSYGQCNNKPCSSWKTENWSKCSTNCGLGQRTREVTCVGATEEKLPVAHCQDAKPPSEEVCDMGSCAKDWFYTRWSKQCSSECGEGFHERKVFCSADDGSNLPESRCPGHKPRSKKHCKQKKPCGGLWFAGPWTGCSATCGIAMRTRDVVCMKRISSTLLSPVKNVNCLAEDRPISEEPCGDLGPCSPEWFMTDWGECSVSCGTGVRTRELKCLYPSLKVSEQCPEKGRPAERQSCNKHSCHRPQLDKDPGCRDKYASFCIMVVQARLCSYDYYKERCCLSCQNHS